From the genome of Gloeocapsa sp. DLM2.Bin57, one region includes:
- a CDS encoding DASH family cryptochrome: MKPSKILIWYRNDLRLHDHEPLYRAIAQQAQVIPFYCFDDRHFTTTSFGFPKTGSFRAQFLLESVANLRSSLQKLGSDLIIRKGLAEVIIPSLVESLNIEAVYYHQEATAEELAVEKALKKALKIPVKSFWGASLSHPEDLPYSLTELPELFTNFRKSVEKSTPIRDIYTTPDKLTQIPALDTGEIPNLADLGLATITRDARGVLKFPGGESAGLERVKTYFWREDRLKVYKETRNGMLGADYSSKFSPWLACGCLSPRYIYQEIKTYETQRVKNDSTYWLVFELLWRDFFRFIAVKHKNKIFQLSGLQKLSLPWQENWQQLQLWQQGKTGYPLVDANMRELASTGFMSNRGRQNVASFLTKNLGINWIMGAEWFESLLIDYDVCSNWGNWNYTAGVGNDARGFRYFNIPKQSKDYDPQGKYLKHWLPELALIPGDKIHQPWKLSSEEQRLYNVRDYPRPMVDFFQSVKANEKVYLSGNTSQAKSYTPKK; this comes from the coding sequence ATGAAACCAAGCAAAATTTTAATTTGGTATCGTAATGATTTACGTTTACATGATCACGAGCCATTATACCGAGCTATTGCTCAACAAGCCCAAGTTATTCCTTTTTATTGTTTTGACGATCGCCATTTTACTACTACTTCTTTTGGGTTTCCTAAAACTGGTAGTTTTCGAGCTCAATTTTTATTAGAAAGTGTCGCTAATTTACGTTCATCTCTGCAAAAATTAGGGAGTGATTTAATCATTAGAAAGGGTTTAGCAGAAGTTATTATACCCTCACTAGTAGAAAGCTTAAATATTGAAGCTGTTTATTATCATCAAGAAGCAACCGCAGAAGAATTAGCCGTAGAAAAAGCCCTTAAAAAGGCTCTGAAAATTCCCGTCAAATCTTTTTGGGGAGCGAGTTTATCTCATCCTGAAGATTTACCCTATTCTCTCACTGAATTACCCGAATTATTTACTAATTTTCGTAAATCTGTCGAAAAAAGTACCCCGATTAGGGATATATATACTACTCCTGATAAGTTAACACAGATTCCTGCTTTAGACACAGGGGAAATACCAAATTTAGCTGATTTAGGTTTAGCAACAATCACCCGAGATGCTAGGGGAGTCTTAAAGTTTCCAGGAGGAGAAAGCGCGGGTTTAGAGAGAGTAAAAACTTATTTTTGGCGAGAAGATAGACTAAAAGTTTATAAAGAAACCCGTAACGGAATGTTAGGGGCTGATTACTCTTCTAAATTTTCTCCTTGGTTAGCTTGTGGTTGTTTATCTCCTCGTTATATTTACCAAGAAATTAAAACTTATGAAACCCAAAGAGTTAAAAATGATTCTACCTATTGGTTAGTATTTGAATTACTCTGGCGGGATTTTTTTCGGTTTATTGCTGTTAAACATAAAAACAAAATTTTTCAACTTTCAGGATTACAAAAACTCTCTTTACCTTGGCAAGAAAATTGGCAACAATTGCAACTTTGGCAACAAGGAAAAACAGGATATCCTTTAGTAGATGCTAATATGCGTGAGTTAGCTAGTACAGGTTTTATGTCGAATCGAGGGAGACAAAATGTAGCTAGTTTTCTCACTAAAAATCTCGGTATTAATTGGATTATGGGTGCAGAATGGTTTGAATCTCTGTTAATTGATTATGATGTCTGTAGTAATTGGGGAAATTGGAATTATACCGCAGGAGTTGGGAATGACGCGCGCGGTTTTCGTTATTTTAATATTCCTAAACAATCAAAAGATTACGATCCACAGGGTAAATACCTAAAACATTGGTTACCAGAATTAGCTTTAATTCCAGGAGATAAAATTCACCAACCTTGGAAACTATCATCAGAAGAACAACGCTTATATAATGTTAGAGATTATCCTCGCCCTATGGTTGATTTTTTCCAATCAGTTAAAGCTAATGAGAAGGTGTATTTATCAGGAAACACCAGTCAAGCTAAAAGTTACACCCCCAAAAAATAA
- a CDS encoding DUF1232 domain-containing protein — protein sequence MSSLLISLVNWYRQSIRSPRYGWLVVAASLVYLFSPFDLSPDFIPILGQIDDIVIITVLATELLNIISSSWSPPEASKINSDEVDGEVIDVESVSID from the coding sequence ATGAGTAGTCTTTTAATTTCTTTAGTTAACTGGTATCGTCAATCTATTCGTAGCCCCCGTTACGGTTGGTTAGTAGTCGCTGCTAGTTTAGTATATTTGTTTAGTCCTTTTGACTTGTCACCAGATTTTATCCCCATTTTGGGTCAAATTGATGATATCGTGATTATAACTGTTTTAGCAACAGAACTTTTAAATATTATCTCAAGTAGTTGGAGTCCTCCTGAAGCTTCAAAAATTAACTCTGATGAAGTAGATGGAGAGGTAATCGACGTTGAATCAGTTTCTATAGATTAA
- a CDS encoding YggT family protein, whose product MTPLILSIVLGIMTFLFIFRIILTWYPQVNLSSLPFSLVALPTEPFLAPTRKIIPPLGGVDISPIIWVGIFSLIREILLGQQGLITMAMRAQ is encoded by the coding sequence ATGACTCCCCTTATTTTGAGTATTGTACTCGGAATCATGACCTTTTTGTTTATTTTCCGAATTATATTGACCTGGTATCCCCAAGTTAATTTGAGTAGTTTACCATTTAGTTTAGTAGCTTTGCCTACAGAACCTTTTTTAGCTCCTACACGTAAGATTATACCACCTTTAGGGGGTGTTGACATCAGCCCCATTATCTGGGTGGGTATCTTTAGTTTAATCCGAGAGATTCTCCTCGGACAACAGGGTTTAATTACAATGGCGATGCGCGCTCAATAA
- a CDS encoding DUF3611 family protein encodes MTSFKTQPRSLLPQEFAVILRNTGWIIFWIQITLAVISGAILVFALGDPNFNLKANNFMSGSGLLFAFGGLITLMLGVYWAFRYTRLAEELSTFEEGIHPKKSAVIKLLEQGLTINTVGIILTLLGVEAVVGVLIAKSLTQVEGLTVYNASQLIEPLDMLVIQANINTIFAQFIGIILPFRLTNRLSHH; translated from the coding sequence ATGACTTCTTTTAAAACACAACCTCGTTCTTTGCTGCCTCAAGAGTTCGCTGTAATTCTTCGCAACACGGGATGGATTATTTTTTGGATACAGATTACGTTGGCTGTAATTTCAGGGGCAATTTTAGTTTTTGCCCTAGGCGATCCAAATTTTAACCTTAAGGCAAACAATTTTATGTCTGGGTCGGGATTATTATTTGCTTTCGGTGGTTTAATAACACTAATGCTAGGAGTGTATTGGGCTTTTCGCTATACTCGCTTAGCTGAGGAATTGAGCACTTTTGAGGAAGGGATACATCCCAAAAAATCAGCAGTTATTAAGCTTTTAGAACAAGGTTTAACCATCAATACCGTCGGTATAATACTAACTTTACTTGGGGTTGAAGCTGTAGTCGGTGTTTTGATTGCTAAGTCTCTTACTCAGGTAGAAGGGCTAACAGTTTACAACGCTAGTCAATTGATCGAGCCTTTAGATATGTTGGTAATTCAAGCCAATATCAACACTATCTTTGCTCAATTTATCGGTATCATTCTCCCTTTTAGACTGACAAATCGTCTTAGTCACCACTAG
- a CDS encoding DNA-binding response regulator produces MSEIKKLLLVDDEPGVRESVKAYLEDNPEFQVTVASNATQAWELLQQDIPDLIISDVMMPQVDGYKFLAQLREDTRFVSLPVVFLTAKGMTSDRIQGYQAGCDAYLSKPFDPEELEAIVKNLLERREQLTDNSGGDLSKIALELEQIKGMLGQKTPLGVGNESLQIDLTPRERSVLDLVAQGLMNKEIASRLNTSVRNVEKYVSRLFSKTGTNSRTELVRFALKQGLTD; encoded by the coding sequence ATGTCAGAAATAAAAAAACTCTTGTTGGTAGATGATGAACCAGGGGTAAGGGAATCGGTTAAAGCATACCTAGAAGATAATCCCGAATTCCAAGTTACAGTAGCTAGTAACGCTACTCAAGCTTGGGAATTGTTACAGCAAGATATACCCGATTTGATTATATCTGATGTGATGATGCCCCAAGTAGATGGTTATAAATTTCTCGCACAATTACGCGAAGATACTCGTTTTGTTTCTCTACCAGTGGTTTTTCTTACCGCAAAAGGCATGACAAGCGATCGCATTCAAGGTTATCAAGCAGGATGTGACGCTTATCTTTCTAAACCCTTTGACCCCGAAGAGTTAGAAGCGATCGTCAAAAATTTACTGGAACGTCGGGAACAACTGACTGATAATAGTGGTGGAGATTTATCTAAAATCGCCCTAGAATTAGAACAAATCAAGGGAATGTTGGGACAAAAAACACCCCTAGGAGTAGGTAATGAGTCTTTACAAATAGATTTAACTCCTAGAGAACGCAGTGTACTAGATTTAGTTGCTCAAGGTTTGATGAATAAAGAAATAGCTAGTCGTCTCAATACTAGCGTTAGAAATGTGGAAAAATACGTTAGTCGTCTTTTTAGTAAAACTGGTACTAATAGTCGTACAGAATTAGTACGTTTCGCTTTAAAACAAGGTTTGACTGATTGA